The sequence below is a genomic window from Thalassoroseus pseudoceratinae.
TGGTTCACGCCCGAAGATGATCCAGCCCAGCACCAAACCGAACAGTGTCAGCACAACTGGGCCAGCGATATACAACAGCCAACTGAAGTCCTGCGAAACGCGAGGTTTTCGGGGACGCCGAACGCGTTTTTCGGGAGCGTGTGGCTTTTCCACATCCGCCTGTTCCACGGTGTGGTCAAACAGCGACGCCCTGTGATATTTCCCCGAGGAGGTCTTCTTTTCGCCACGGAATTCGGAAAGCGATCGTTCTTCTTGAATCGTTTGGGCCTTCACCGCCGAAACCTGGGTGGCAGATTCGGACGTTTTCGTCGTGTCACGGCTCCCAAAAGTGACAATGGATTGCTGGCCCGAATCGGATTTGTTCGCTCTTAACCAATCGGTGAGGTGATCCGCCACCTTTTGCATACTTTCCGGGCGGTCTTTGGGATCTTTCGCCAGCATTGCATGACACAACCGAGACAGTTCCGGATCCACGTCGTCTCGAAACGATTGCAGGTCGGGAGCGTCAGCCGCAAGCACTTGCCCGAGAATCACCGCGATCGACCCTTGAAACGGTATCTCGCCAGTCAGCAACTCAAAGAAGATGACTCCAAGACTGTAAATATCGCTGGCCGGACCGATTTCGTCCGTTTCTCCACGCACCTGTTCGGGAGAAATATAAGCCGGTGTGCCGATCACCATTCCAGTTTGCGTAAGCCGAGCATCACTGGTTTCCAGGAGCGCCAAACCGAAGTCCATCACGACGGGTTGTTTTTGGCGATTGATCAAAATATTCGCTGGCTTTAAGTCCCGATGTACTACCCCGGTGCGATGGGCATACTCCAGAACCCCGGCGAGTTTTCGAACCAAACTCGCGATCTGTCGTTCGCTCAACGACTTGCCGCTGCCAATCAAGTCTTGGAGCGATTGTCCGTCGATGTACGCCAAGGCAATATACGGTTGCCCGTCCTGCTCGCCGATATCGTAGATCGCACACAGGTTCGGATGGTTCAGCGTCGCGGCGGCTCGGGCCTCACGGTAGAAGCGTTCCAACACCGCTTTCTTACCGTCGGCAATTTTGGGCACTTTGAGCGCCACCCGACGGTCCAATGACTCATCACGAGCCAAATACACCGTCCCCATGCCCCCTTCGCCAAGCTTCCGCTCGATGATGTACCGACCGTAGCGTTTGGGAGTGCTCGGAGAAGTCGACTTTTGCCGCGATTTCGCCATAGTCAGGGAGCTTGATCCATCAGTTGGTTTGATCACACGCCAACATGGTCGTCCTGCACACGGACTCAGTTTATCAGGGGTGGCACCGATTGTCAGCGATTCCCTGCACAGAAAATCATGCCAGACGAATCTGCCTCGCATGAGGCAAATACTCCGATCGCCGAGAAAAACCTTCGATTGGGTTGACCGGAATTGCAAGAAATTCTCGGATTGAAATTTTTTCTTCAAGTTCGGCTAGTCACGATTTCTCAATCTGGATATAACCCGCCGCGAACCGACCGGACGGGGTATCTCGCGGGAACGAGCCCCTGTCACCGAGGTTGCGTTCATCATCTCTCACTCTCCAATCTGTTGACCTCTTTCACTTCACGGATTCGCCAATCCTCAAGGTTTGTCCACGTGTATCGTCACGGACAGCGACAAGACCGGACAGGATCGAACTCTGAGAAGGAGCTTACGCATGTCCCTCTTTCGTAGTCCGTCAGAGACCCACTCCATTGGGGTTTGCTTGACGTTCACTCTGATTCTGTTGCTGATGACTGCGATCACCGGCTGCAATATGGTGCCGCAATCTCAGTTGCGACAGGCACAGTTGCGAGCCCTGGAACTGCACGAGCAGAACCAGACGATCACGGCTCAATACCAGCAGGCCGCAACGCTGGCCGCCGCTGAAACGAGCAAGAACCAACAGCTCGCACAGCAAAATGCCGGCTTGCAAGCTCATGCAGCCAGCCTGCAAAACAACATGGCTAGCCTGCAAACTCAGGTGAGTCAGAAGGATCAGGAACTCGCTGATTCGTTGGCTCAATTGCAAAATGTGCAAGGACAGCTACAGACCGCCGAGCAACGAGTTGCGAACTTCCGTTCGACGCAAGAAGAACTCGAACGACGGATGGTGCAGCTAATCAGCGAAAGCAAACGCTTGCCGAGCCCGCTCTCGGATGAGGCTTCCAAACGGTTTGAAGAATTGGCTCGGAAATATCCGAACTTTGAATTCGATCCGCTGACGGGCGTGAGCAAATTCCATTCGGACATTCTGTTCTCGTCAGGAAGCGCCCAGATTAAACGGACAGCGGCTCCGCTGTTAAAAGAATTCGCGGAAATCATGAACGAACCGACGGCCGAACGATTGCATATCCTCATCGTCGGACACACCGATGACAAACCGATCGCCAAAGCCGGTACGCGTCAAGAACACCCGACCAACGGACATCTATCGACCAACCGTGGACACTCCGTACGAATGGCTCTCAAGCAGGCCGGATTGCAAGACGGACGCATGGGTGTGGCAGGTTACGGGAAACATCAACCGTTGGTCGCGAACGTCGACGAAGATAACCGCCAAGTCAATCGGCGTGTAGAAATCTTCGTACTGGCTCCCGATGCGGTTGTTGCCGGTTGGGACCCCATCAACGCCCCCAGCCGCAATTGACGCGGCACTAGCGAAGAGCAGGGTGGCAATCCGGAAATTGCATTCAACGGAAAGAACATGTGCCAAGGCTCTAAAAGCCGTGGCACATGGAGCGAAGTCGTTTCACGTTGACGCAATTCCCCGTAACGACATACGTCGTCTTCGTGTCGTTCTCGAATGAAGATTACCAGCGTGATCAGCTGGCAAACTTGAGAATCGTCGCGGAGACTTCCGGTTCAGGAGCGGCTTCGGATTCTTCGTCTTCCAACTCATTGACTTCCGGTTCCTCGCCTTCGACATCTTCGTCGGCGACCGGACCGGTAAGGTTCTCGAGTGCTCTGATGCCCTCACCGGTGATCTGATACCGCACGCCTTCGGAGCGTCCGGCGAGTTGAAATTTGAGAAAGCCCAGCGCGAGCAGCTTGCCGTGCAGTCGGGGCAAGTCGTCCTCTTCGATGCCTTCGATCGCCATGACCCGATCCAACCAGCCTTCGAATTCCGGATCGTTGGCTTTGGCGGTGTCGCGGCATTCACGATAGGCCGTGAGGACTGTACGCCAGTCAGTGTTTTCCATGAGTTCCTGCCGTTCAAATTCTAGCATGTGGTGGATATCGGCGAAAAAATCCGCGTGATCCACACCGCATCCGCATGGCCGTAGGACCGTCAGAATCCTTCGTTGAATCGGCAAAAATGCCGTCGCTTCTTGAGAACACTCTCATGGAAGCCAAACTCCCTGGTTCCCCCGGTTGCATCACACGTCGGGATTGGTTTTACTGAAGCTAAGGATAATTTTCGAACCAATCGCTACACGGAATTGCATACGATGGTCAAAACAGCCTCGACGATGTTGCCCCTCGGCACCGCAGCCCCGGATTTTTCTCTGCCGAACCCCATTACGGGTGGCACGGTATCGAAGGCCGACTTCGCCGGCAAACCGTTGCTGGTCATGTTCATTTGCAACCACTGTCCGTTCGTCGTCCACCTAAAAGACGCACTCGGACCATTCACTGACGAATACCAAGGCAAAGGGTTGTCTGTGGTTGCGATTAGTTCCAACGATGTTGAGAACTATCCCGACGACAGCCCCGAGAAGATGAAAGAATTCGCCGCCGAGAACGGGTTCAACTTCCCGTATCTGTACGACGCATCTCAAGAAGTCGCCAAAGCTTATACAGCGGCGTGCACACCGGACTTCTTCCTGTTCGATTCCGGCCACAAGCTCGCGTATCGCGGGCAGTTCGACGACAGTCGCCCCGGCAACGACAAAGAAATCACCGGAGCCGATCTGCGAACCGCGTGCGACGAAGTCCTCGCTGGCAAACTGCCATCCGACAACCAGAAACCGAGCATCGGCTGCAACATCAAATGGAAAAGCGGAGCCGCCCCAAACTACTTCACCGGCCAACCGGCGGAGTGATCCAGAACACGGTAAATCGCTGATGATCGAGTGGTAGACAGGGTCGTGACCGAGCACGAGACCACGGCCTCATTGGAAGTGCTGGGACTTGTCCCAGCCGACTTCCTGTTCCAACCTGTACTCACCCCATTCCGCCAATTTCAACTTGGCAGCGGAATCATGCGGGGCAATCCGAACGGCTTCTTGGAACGCTCTCTCAGCGAGATCAAAATTACCAATCCTTTGATACACGTCGCCCTGACACGTCAATGAGATTGGTTCTTCCGGCATGATCTCGGCCGCCCGTTGGAACCATTCCAGTGCTTCAGTCCACTTTCCAAGCTGAAAGCACCAGTTTCCAAGAAAAAGGTGAGTCCAAGGATTGTCCGGGCATAGCGACAAGGAATGCTCGTAAGCGTCCCGCGATTCCTCATACCGCCGTTCTTGGACGTAGAGCTTCCCAAGCAATTGGAATAGCTCCGCATTTGATGGATCGTCCTCAATCAGCGAACGCACTTCTGTGATCGTTCCTGGTTGTAAGTCGTAATCCATCATGGGCGTAACTATGCAGTCAGCAGTCGCAACCTACGCCCCTGGAAACTCACTCCCGGTCATCGTCATCGTCGGTTAGCCGCAGTCGTAAGTATCCGGCTCGGGCGATGTTCCGTTCAGAGCTTTCCAACGATTCCTGCCGAATTTTCTGCAAGTGGGCGGGTTGGGTGTGGATGAACAATTCGTTGACCGTGGGGATTTCCAAATCGTCAATCAGGCCAAGATTGATGCCCATTCGCAAGCTCGAGAGCAAATGCATCGTCTCTTCAGAGGTAATCGTCTGGGCATTCTTGAGGATGCCATA
It includes:
- a CDS encoding protein kinase domain-containing protein, producing the protein MAKSRQKSTSPSTPKRYGRYIIERKLGEGGMGTVYLARDESLDRRVALKVPKIADGKKAVLERFYREARAAATLNHPNLCAIYDIGEQDGQPYIALAYIDGQSLQDLIGSGKSLSERQIASLVRKLAGVLEYAHRTGVVHRDLKPANILINRQKQPVVMDFGLALLETSDARLTQTGMVIGTPAYISPEQVRGETDEIGPASDIYSLGVIFFELLTGEIPFQGSIAVILGQVLAADAPDLQSFRDDVDPELSRLCHAMLAKDPKDRPESMQKVADHLTDWLRANKSDSGQQSIVTFGSRDTTKTSESATQVSAVKAQTIQEERSLSEFRGEKKTSSGKYHRASLFDHTVEQADVEKPHAPEKRVRRPRKPRVSQDFSWLLYIAGPVVLTLFGLVLGWIIFGREPLPTPEFTQSAGATTQGPASSTGSQHGETPNHTETLDTEAANPGPANDSDDGADADSDSRSEEPFVFLDAEGFRKLSGNGDFSQWSVFGRNREAWVAVGDEIRLEDPDHDSWLVSARAYGDFELRFEYWLERRGNSGVYIRTGTYFSDQQRLEVQLLDDDHPSYQGVPAIMKTGAVYSVIPRERPVDAPAEAWNHASIRVEDSRIWVKINGTEVLSNDWGYYQDRLDREGIVTKDPGYIGFQNHRYKIRLRNLRIREIP
- a CDS encoding OmpA family protein; its protein translation is MSLFRSPSETHSIGVCLTFTLILLLMTAITGCNMVPQSQLRQAQLRALELHEQNQTITAQYQQAATLAAAETSKNQQLAQQNAGLQAHAASLQNNMASLQTQVSQKDQELADSLAQLQNVQGQLQTAEQRVANFRSTQEELERRMVQLISESKRLPSPLSDEASKRFEELARKYPNFEFDPLTGVSKFHSDILFSSGSAQIKRTAAPLLKEFAEIMNEPTAERLHILIVGHTDDKPIAKAGTRQEHPTNGHLSTNRGHSVRMALKQAGLQDGRMGVAGYGKHQPLVANVDEDNRQVNRRVEIFVLAPDAVVAGWDPINAPSRN
- a CDS encoding tetratricopeptide repeat protein; translated protein: MRSLIEDDPSNAELFQLLGKLYVQERRYEESRDAYEHSLSLCPDNPWTHLFLGNWCFQLGKWTEALEWFQRAAEIMPEEPISLTCQGDVYQRIGNFDLAERAFQEAVRIAPHDSAAKLKLAEWGEYRLEQEVGWDKSQHFQ
- a CDS encoding thioredoxin family protein: MVKTASTMLPLGTAAPDFSLPNPITGGTVSKADFAGKPLLVMFICNHCPFVVHLKDALGPFTDEYQGKGLSVVAISSNDVENYPDDSPEKMKEFAAENGFNFPYLYDASQEVAKAYTAACTPDFFLFDSGHKLAYRGQFDDSRPGNDKEITGADLRTACDEVLAGKLPSDNQKPSIGCNIKWKSGAAPNYFTGQPAE